taaagtggcaggtgagtgtatatatcattctTGCTCTTTTATGTATATAAAGATAAAGATGATAAAAAGCCAAGCAGTCTGGTAAATGCTTGTTCATACATCCACCACTGCATCAGAAACACTATACTAGCTTAGAACTGCTaaattagaaagaaaagaacCTCTTATTATTGAATGTCAAGTCTCTTGAGTGGCATCAACAGCATGAGCAGTGTGGACATTTTGAGGAGAATATGCAATACCACACCTTCTCATTGGGTGAATGAGCTTTAGGTTGGACTTGGTGGTCAGTAGAGGAAATTACATTCCATTTAATACTTATGTTTTAGAAACTGTGTAAAACAAAAGAGGTGGTTTTCCCCAAAAAACAGACTGAAATCTGGCCTAGAATCACAATTCCTGTAGACTTTCTCACCTGGAATGTGTTAAGGTTACTCATTACTGCTGATTTCCACCATAGCTCTTAGTGCACTTGTGTTTTTGGAGATTACTCTGTTGAgtaaaactcctcccacactctgagcagtaatatggtttctctcctgtgtggatgcgcttgTGGTTTTGGAGAGTACTCTGTTGAGCAAAattcttcccacactctgagcagtgatgccgcttctctcctgtgtgaataacctggtggttttggagattactctgttttctaaaactcttcccacactctgagcagtgatatggcttctctcctgtgtggatgcgctggtgtattttgagATGACTCCGTttattaaaactcttcccacactctgagcagtgatgcggcttctctcctgtgtggatgcgctgatGGCTTTGGAGAGTACTCTGTttagtaaaactcttcccacactctgagcagcaatacggcttctctcctgtgtggatgcgcttgTGGTTTTTAAGATGACCCTGTTCCGTAAAAGTCTTcccgcactctgagcagtgatacggcttctctcctgtgtggatgcgctggtgtgttttgagatgactctgtgcagtaaaactctgtccacactccgagcagtgatacggcttctctcctgtgtggatgcgctggtgtgttttgagattactctgttgagtaaaactctgtccacactccgagcagtgatacggtttctctcctgtgtgagtACGCTGGTGTATTTTGAGAGTACTCTGTTGagtaaaactctgtccacactctgagcagtgatacggcttctctccagtgtgaatgcgctggtgtgatTTCAGATTACTCTGTTGAGTAAacctctgtccacactctgagcagtgatacagcttctctcctgtgtgaatgcgctggtggttttggagagtactctgttgagtaaaactctgtccacactctgagcagtgatacggcttctctcctgtgtggatgcgctggtgtattttgagAGCACTCTGTGCAGCAAAACTCTGTCCACATTCCAAGCAGTAGTGATTTCTCTCCTTCCTGTGTTTCTGCATTTCTCTGTGAGATGTATTCATGTGGAGGGTACCAGATGACATTTGCTCAGTCCCAGAATGTCTTCTGGAAGCCATATTCTTCTATAATTACCCGTTTCAGCAGCTTAACTTTCCTCTTGGTGGAATGTCCTGACGTGTTCACCGAATCACATATAAGCTGAGTAGGAAAGAGCAGAAGAAGACTTGAAACCAACATCAATCatttctgataaaaaaaaactcaacttGCAATAAAGTAAAATTAGTCTAATCCAAATCAGTAACGGCAGAAATCTCCATATGATGTGGAAAAGCCAATAACCTAATACCCTCAAACtctttaaatacacacacagaccattGAAGCTTTGTTGCTATGCTGACATTGGAAATTGCAGGGCTGAACTggattttttgtatatttttgactGAATGTAACTGGATCCTCTGGTCACTTTTCCACACAGCacagttttaatttattttccatCTAATATACAATGGAAAATTCGCTTCGGGAAAACttagcaatttaaaaaaatgcaataataataatagctttgTTCAGTGTAGTTCAATGTCATGTCAGCtactcatttaaaaaatgccatGGACAGTTCTTTAAGTGAGTGCCTACAGGGTTTTACTCAAGGCCTAATAGAAAACACATGGCATTCTACTCAGTAAGAGCCAGTGGTGAGCACAGACTTTACATCTACTTTacacagttaaataaaaaaggctGTTATTGTgggatgtaaatgtaaatgaactgaaGGAATAATAAAGCATTACTGTTTTGAttactgttttaaaaatataattgttttgtttaatatatGAATAAAGTATCATAATATACTAAGTTATAAACCCTGAAGTTGCTGGTTTAGCCAAACCTGTGTTCTGAGATTAAACTAAGCAGCCCTAAAAATACATGCATAACATACATATAACTAATAATTGGTCATGTAGAGAGATGAAAGATTCAAATCAACTCACCCGACATCAGAAATGTTTAGCTTCTTGCCTCTTGACTTTTGCTGGCAGTTCATGTAGACCGGAGCAGAGACTTGACCTACAGAAAAGAATTCTTTATTATGCACAAGTCTCTTACTCAGCTTAGACTTAAATATTCAACCATGTAAAACCACACCCTCCTGTTGTCCCTTTGTATAAACGACCCCAAACCCCCTACTTGATGAGCGACTACCTCtacctttgtaattaaaatagacGTGTTGTTGTAACCCACCCTTACaatagtatttttatttatttttgttttgttttgatgaaaCAGGTTCAGGACtgttaatgtatttttcagACACTTCTCCTCTGACTGTTGTGTAGTTGCCAGAGGTTAACTGATGAGCCCTCTGTAGGTCAGACTCATGGTGCAGTATTTGCAGTTTAGAGGGATAGTTTGGCTGCTCATGAACTCACAGACATTGCGAATATTATATTCGCTGTCAGAAAAGCCCACTCTGTGTCTGAACTATATTATTCTTCATATTAGCGAGGTtgtccagagagagagagcgcgagggAAAGAGGGACCCATTGGGAGAGCGGCTGCCACTGAACgagagagcgaggagagagagaaacagagagagagagacgcttcGCGATCACTGCTCCTCATCCAAGCACCACTGGAGTGGTGTTGCCCTGCCTCAATAAATTCAGAAAAGGGATTTTCTACAGCTCTACAGACTGTTCTACAAACTGAAAAATTCTCAATAAGAATGCTTTTAAAAGCAAATGCAACTGCTGTGGTGTGTGCTTATTGTgcaaattaacattttttcttcctttggccgcaagagaagagaaagtaaattacatttatatatatttatatatgtatattatatttacttCGTTTCTCTATACACCTCTGAACCCAGGACACTTTCCAATTGAATGGTTGTGATTCCTAGACTCTGACAGATCATTTTCTCTTCCAGTGATCAGCCCATATTTAGAACTAGGTTACAATGTAGCTCAACCAGGAATCTACAGTCTCCCCCATCTAGGAGCCAGGATATCTCAGAGATATCTCCACAACAATGGCATTGCTGGATTGTGGAGATATAGATAGCCTATTTTACAACTGGTTCACCATTGGAGGTCGTTACATGACAAAGGGACTACTCTTCACAGCCCCTACATGTCAGCCAATAGagacatacaaaatgcaaacaagATGAACACAAAAGGCATGGGAACAGTAAGACCTTTCAATGAAACTTCATTAAAGCAAGTcaaaaaatatctaaacatTCCAGTCATTATTTATAAGTCAGTATGTCATTCAGATGAAAATTCTGTCTTTggagaaatgttttaaatgtagacatttttattAGCAATGTTATTAACTTGTTTTGGGCACCGGTTAGTTATGCAAATACTGGCACAGCAGTGCATATAACTTCAAaaactgatataaaatgatgacAACAGGCTTTAATTGAGACATACTTTACCAaactaaaagataaaaatatgtATGTCACATCAGGTCAGATCTATACTTGTTAGTGTCAGTTATTGATTTTCACGTCATCTTTCTATTTCAGTAGGTTTAAAGTCTGTAGAAATAACGCCAACAGGCTCCTCGTCTTTGAATGTTTTACGTTTTTAAGCTGTTCCCGCACCTCACCGACGGTCCCTTACCGGTTTCGGCGCCTACTGCGGCGATTccagatattttccccaaaagtCCTCGGCGAAATGGAAAGATCGAGAACTCTGATGAAATGTAATGACTGTAGTTTGTTGTCTGTATTACCAGATTTAGAAAATGTTCTTTCAGAATCTTTAAGAGGCGGTTTGTGAGCGACAGGAGGGGCGAGACGCGAATATCCGCTGAATATCCAACATCAGCCCAACTTTACCGACCTACCGAATTTACTGCAGCTCCTCCTCTAAACCCCTGCAGGACGAGCAGCACCTCCATCGGTGAGGCTCcaacagacatttaaaaacactcatCAGTCAGTTACGCTGACATATAAGGACTGAAAGCAGCTTAAAGCAGCACTTACAGCTCTTTAACCTCAGACTGAGTCTCCGCTTCAGAGCTTCCCCCAAACACAACACGCTGTGGGAACACAGCAACAACAGACCACAACCCGGAGGatatttttcacaataaatgtttCTAGCGCTCAATACGTTTCAGTTAATGTTAAAGAATGtgcatattaataattcattttctAAAAAAGTTATAAAATACTTTATGGGTTTTACATTAAACAAGCATCGCCGCACATTTAGGAGTCTCTCATACTCTGACTCTGAAATGCTTTATAGACTATTGCATTGACATTCACGAAGGATGGACATAGTTTAAACAGTCTAGTGTCTAATGAGTAGATTGTGTCAACATAAACCCATAGTGAAATAAAATCACCAAGCAAGCTGCCCGTGTAGGAGTACTATGAGTGTAATATGCCTATATATTAATAAAGGAAGGACATAGTTTGTCTACTGCTCGTAtcttcattgttattattaatttgttccttcataaatattttttttctttggttgtTTGTGAAAAACATGTCACAATTTGTGTTACAATATAATGTGTTACAAATAATgtcttacaatttactgctaaaaACATAGCAAAGACATAAAATCTCATGAAAATATGGAGATTATtaaccaaaaaataaacattcaaatTATGAAGCAAATAATCAGAATATAGAATTATTAGACACtttatagtttaaaaaaatataccaCATTTTCTAAGATCTTGTTCCTCAGCACATATAATTTATCGTTGGGGGGGGCACAAAATAATAATTGTTCACCTTGTAAAAAATGACAGTTGAAAATCAGATGAAAAGATGTGAAATTTCACATCCatgcaataaataataaatcaccTTAACTGCAGTGCAATTCATAGAACTTTATATCCTGCCTGTTTTCTCATGGCTGATTTCCATACATGTTAAATGTCTACTGAGACAGCATAGAAATGTCAGGACATGcagttatttaatttaatgaaaatctCTTTAAATCAGGGGGGTGTAGTTCCACTCTAGGTGGGTGGAGTCCATCAGAGTTTGGAAAGTCATCTATTGCTGAGCAGAATTCTTTTACAGCAAGGAAGTTATCAAACAGTGCTGGACTAAAACCATCCAGGACTGGAATTAAATGCCCCTCACATCGTACTCTTCTATTCAATTTGATCTAAAATGTGTCAAGATACAACTGATTTAGTTTAAATATGAGGTGAAATGTGTAGATGTCACTATAAGCTACAGCTATCCAGTTAATTCAAGGCgttttaaataataaagctCTGGTTTAATTTCCTTTAAGCAGAATGTGTTTCTTTTCTGTGTTCCTGTGACTTTGTGTTGATTTAAGAATTCCCTGTAATTTATACTGATGGAGAAGTTCACACAGCAGATAATCTCTCATTCAGTTCTGGCAAAATGGATTACATGGAACATTGAATAACACTGCTTTCATAAAGAAGCACACATAAAGACCACAGTTGCAGGCACACGTGTCTAATAGGTGGTGTGTTATACTGAAAACAGCAGTAACTCAGAATACAGAGcctatattcatttgaatatctAGTTTCTTTTGACTTTTGGAGCATCTGGCAGAATGTCTCTCTCTTAACAACATAAACTACAAAGCTGTTGACCTGCAGATGTAGATGGGCACATCAACACCTTTTTTCCTTCACCTTCTCTTCTAAAAGAGCAAGTAGGCCTCTGTTAAGCTGTCATTTCGCAGTCACCCCTGTCTGTAAGGGGTGGTTCTCACATGGCTCTGTACATTCAAGTTTTGTATCCTGCAATTTAaattctgtaaatttacagttttgTGCCTCTAAGCAACAGAGTTAGATTGAGACACTATTTTATGGTGTAGTAGAGAgttaaataatgtgattaacaTCATTGACAGTCCAGCCACTGCTACCCGCTTGGAAAAGTTTAGCCAAAAGTAATTTTTCATTCAGAGAAATATTGGCTCCAACTTTGTGAACATTATAAGGTGTATAATAATAAACTATTTTATATAGTATAGCATAAACTATAgtttatataataaacagtatAATTATGATACTACACAGTGTTTTAGCCTCATTTTTATAAAGGAAACAATCTTTTCTTCCACATTTGTTGCACttgttaattttaaaaaatgatttcagtGAAACCTCCAGTCCTGTAGATGTAATTAGGTTTGTTGGTAAAAAAAGGATTTTATTGTTTCTGCTAA
This Pygocentrus nattereri isolate fPygNat1 chromosome 22, fPygNat1.pri, whole genome shotgun sequence DNA region includes the following protein-coding sequences:
- the LOC108413188 gene encoding zinc finger protein 239-like isoform X2, which produces MASRRHSGTEQMSSGTLHMNTSHREMQKHRKERNHYCLECGQSFAAQSALKIHQRIHTGEKPYHCSECGQSFTQQSTLQNHQRIHTGEKLYHCSECGQRFTQQSNLKSHQRIHTGEKPYHCSECGQSFTQQSTLKIHQRTHTGEKPYHCSECGQSFTQQSNLKTHQRIHTGEKPYHCSECGQSFTAQSHLKTHQRIHTGEKPYHCSECGKTFTEQGHLKNHKRIHTGEKPYCCSECGKSFTKQSTLQSHQRIHTGEKPHHCSECGKSFNKRSHLKIHQRIHTGEKPYHCSECGKSFRKQSNLQNHQVIHTGEKRHHCSECGKNFAQQSTLQNHKRIHTGEKPYYCSECGRSFTQQSNLQKHKCTKSYGGNQQ